The genomic interval aagtataagtacttaagtcaAAATGGCGGAGGTTAAGACAAGTCTCCAACAAGAGAATTTTCAGGGTACGTTCcccgaaaataataaagatagcGCTGTCTAGATTTAGCGAGATTATTACCTTTTctcgggtacttacataatgattcaaaaatataatctaatagcAGTTGCATATACAAACAGTTGTTGCTTGATACTTATATCACATTATTTAAACGAAGGTCTGGAAAGTCCATtagcataataatattattctgtCGTCTCGGGCATTGCTTTATTGCTTTAACAGTACTGGTACGGTCGTGGAGtgaatataaactgcctatatacgtcccactgctgggcacaggcctcccctcaatcaaccgtagggggtatggagcatactccaccacgctgctccagtgcgggttggtggaggtgattttacggctaatagccgggaccaacggcttaacgtgccctccgaagcacggaaaaatACACATTAACAAACACCAATTAATCAACctaatttaagtttatttcattttacaGCTTGGATTACACTTTTGCTCTTCGTCTACAATGCTACATCGAACCCTGCATTgcataacaaattaaaaattaaacaaatattaaaaaacatccGTCACCATCATTGGATCGCCGATAAAAATGTTGCAAATACAGAAAAATACGAGAGAGAAGATATAACATTGATAAAAGAAGATGGGGACATAGAATCAAACAATCAACAAACTACTGGAACAATTCAAGACAATGAAGAAGGTAACGCAGAACACGATAAAGAGGAAAAAATCGTAATGAATATCACTCCAAACGATGTTATTACTATACGAGCTTTAACACGTGAAGATAATACTAacaaagaaaacataaaaaacaatttgaaacatGATGAAAAAGCAACTTTTCTTGATGGCATAGCTATAAATAATGATGCTAAACTTATTAACAGTTCTCCGTGTATGAGAGGTAACGAGAAAGCTACTGTAAAAGtatatgataatattaatttcGATGCGAACTCGGTTACAACTgatatacatttaaaaaattatGATGACATTGAAAACACAAATATCATGGCTGCCAACAATAAGCAGTATATAAAAGGCAACGTAACTGAAGATGTTAAAAATTCTGTTTTAAATACAGACACGGTAACAACTGCATCACAACCAGAAGTTGATAATACAACTGAAACTCAACACATTTTCCGTTATACGTATAGAGTTGCAAAGTCACTAACAGATAAGAAAAGGAAAGATGGGaatataaataatcataataagtCTACAGATAATACACAAAAATCTAATAAGACTAAGGAGACTGACATAAATATGCAGACTCCTTACTTTGGTtggataaaagaaaaaataagtagACCATTTAATTGTTACGATAATCCTGAAAAAAATAAGGCCGAAATTGACAATAAAACAGAAGTTAAAAATACAACAGAAATTGTAGATAAAAGAGACAAAAAaactagaatatttttatttaaactcaTTATTTTGTTAGATGAACTCCAAAACAGTACGAATACAAATGAAACCGCAGCCAACTCGGCAACTAATTTCACGGACGACGCTGTTGATGAAACAAGAACAGAAAACCTCaaagatataataaataactttatagaCATACAGAGCTTCAAAGATAAAATAGCCGCTTAAGCTCAAACAATCCTTGTaaatgaagtttttgataaactgaagaataattaggtacttacataataaacagtATATTGCAAAAGCACTCCAACAAAATACAAACAGGCAAAAATCGATGAAAGTACagcgaatataaataaaataaatacagaaaacaatcacgaaaatataatatagtctCCTAAattctacataataatataaaaataaaaatatgactgGCGGCGAG from Pectinophora gossypiella chromosome 29, ilPecGoss1.1, whole genome shotgun sequence carries:
- the LOC126379528 gene encoding uncharacterized protein LOC126379528, translating into MKLAWITLLLFVYNATSNPALHNKLKIKQILKNIRHHHWIADKNVANTEKYEREDITLIKEDGDIESNNQQTTGTIQDNEEGNAEHDKEEKIVMNITPNDVITIRALTREDNTNKENIKNNLKHDEKATFLDGIAINNDAKLINSSPCMRGNEKATVKVYDNINFDANSVTTDIHLKNYDDIENTNIMAANNKQYIKGNVTEDVKNSVLNTDTVTTASQPEVDNTTETQHIFRYTYRVAKSLTDKKRKDGNINNHNKSTDNTQKSNKTKETDINMQTPYFGWIKEKISRPFNCYDNPEKNKAEIDNKTEVKNTTEIVDKRDKKTRIFLFKLIILLDELQNSTNTNETAANSATNFTDDAVDETRTENLKDIINNFIDIQSFKDKIAA